The Papaver somniferum cultivar HN1 chromosome 3, ASM357369v1, whole genome shotgun sequence genome includes a region encoding these proteins:
- the LOC113359933 gene encoding uncharacterized protein LOC113359933: MVACLFWAISKARNAVTFESQKHNIGSILKEGLFWYNRYKEFDDDFLQIANTATASESSYQTGSSQQVHWMPPKHNFHKINVDAAVKDFLSSCAVVATDSNGSILSGGCHILTQNNPLIAEVQGFLLAFQLAAKEDYARVIIEGDCQTIVNILNGRATFTPWRILGIIERIQTLHSTMVDVEFSFVQRGANSTAHKLAKYVIQHNSHL; the protein is encoded by the coding sequence ATGGTTGCTTGTCTATTTTGGGCCATTTCGAAAGCAAGAAATGCAGTCACTTTTGAAAGTCAGAAGCACAACATTGGTAGTATTCTCAAAGAAGGTCTTTTCTGGTATAACCGGTACAAAGAGTTTGATGATGACTTCTTACAGATTGCAAATACTGCTACTGCGTCAGAAAGCTCCTATCAGACAGGTTCATCTCAACAAGTCCACTGGATGCCCCCTAAACATAATTTCCACAAGATTAACGTGGATGCAGCTGTGAAAGATTTTTTATCGTCTTGTGCAGTAGTTGCTACTGACTCAAATGGGTCTATTTTAAGTGGAGGTTGTCATATTCTCACTCAGAATAACCCTCTTATCGCTGAAGTTCAAGGTTTTCTACTTGCTTTCCAATTGGCGGCGAAAGAAGACTATGCTCGGGTTATTATTGAGGGTGACTGTCAGACAATTGTCAATATTCTTAATGGTCGGGCTACTTTCACTCCTTGGAGGATTCTTGGCATCATTGAAAGGATCCAGACTTTGCACTCTACTATGGTCGATGTTGAATTCAGTTTTGTTCAGCGAGGAGCTAATTCTACTGCTCATAAACTCGCAAAATATGTTATCCAACATAATTCTCACCTATGA
- the LOC113357283 gene encoding gibberellin receptor GID1C-like, with the protein MAESDEVTLMDSKLVVPLNTWILISNFKLAYNLLRRPDGTFNRHLAEYLDRKVTANANPVDGVFSFDVLIDRATNLLSRIYRPALPGNPRPSIVELSSPLSSEEVVPVIIFFHGGSFAHSSANSCIYDSLCRRLVRLCNAVVVSVNYRRSPENRYPCAYDDGWAALQWVHSKSWLRSGKDSKAHVYLVGDSSGGNMVHHVAMRAVESKTEVLGNILLNPMFGGMERTESEKKLDGKYFVTINDRDWYWRAFLPEGEDRDHPACNPFGPNGMSLKGMKFPKSLVVVAGLDLVQDWQNAYAKGLEKYDQDVKLLYLEQATIGFYLLPNNDHFYTVMEEIKNFVSSNC; encoded by the exons ATGGCTGAAAGTGATGAAGTTACTCTCATGGATTCAAAG TTGGTGGTTCCACTCAATACATGGATCCTCATTTCAAATTTCAAGTTAGCGTATAATCTCCTCCGACGACCCGACGGCACATTCAATCGTCACTTAGCTGAATATCTCGATCGGAAAGTCACTGCAAATGCTAATCCAGTTGACGGGGTCTTCTCATTCGACGTTCTTATCGATCGTGCGACGAATCTTCTTAGTAGAATTTACAGACCAGCTTTGCCCGGTAATCCTCGTCCCTCTATAGTGGAGCTTTCGAGTCCGTTGAGTAGTGAAGAAGTTGTGCCAGTTATTATCTTCTTCCATGGTGGTAGTTTTGCACATTCATCTGCCAATAGTTGTATATATGATTCGCTTTGTAGACGTCTAGTGCGATTATGCAACGCGGTTGTAGTGTCTGTGAATTATCGCCGATCGCCGGAGAATCGATACCCGTGTGCTTATGATGATGGCTGGGCTGCGCTGCAATGGGTTCATTCTAAATCATGGCTTCGTAGTGGCAAGGATTCTAAGGCTCATGTGTATCTAGTTGGTGATAGTTCAGGTGGGAATATGGTTCATCATGTTGCAATGAGGGCAGTGGAATCCAAGACTGAAGTGTTGGGTAATATTTTGTTGAATCCGATGTTTGGTGGAATGGAAAGAACTGAATCGGAGAAGAAATTGGATGGGAAGTATTTCGTTACGATTAATGACCGGGATTGGTATTGGAGAGCATTCCTCCCTGAAGGAGAAGACAGAGATCACCCGGCCTGTAACCCGTTTGGTCCGAATGGCATGAGTTTAAAGGggatgaaatttccaaagagcCTAGTCGTAGTTGCAGGTTTGGATCTTGTTCAAGATTGGCAAAATGCTTATGCTAAAGGCCTTGAGAAGTATGACCAAGATGTGAAACTATTGTACTTGGAACAGGCTACGATAGGTTTCTACTTGTTGCCGAATAATGATCACTTCTATACCGTCATGGAGGAAATCAAAAACTTTGTGAGTTCTAACTGTTAA
- the LOC113357284 gene encoding uncharacterized protein LOC113357284 has product MDDEVTQAVEKVIKEWEETSSSVENNVKAIQKFGTSVDGMTKEKNSHQRLNGLAQDGLALLRSLQFKLDLLAQQLLTEEQVQSAHSTLTSWKDQYQSLHLGLRNANLQAQTNMRKAAQTKRELLLGGGEECTIRRRNLQTKAGITNASESITESLRRTRQLMVQEVERSENILATFDESTGVLKKAESEYKGHRSLLMRTKNLLSTMRRQDVVERLILFGGCFMFSCAVFYVVSKRIGVFLLLRKVTEAMKAGTIVPGDLGAGVAENGFNGVRIDDNGIPNVEVPPLEMMRDEL; this is encoded by the exons ATGGATGATGAGGTTACACAAGCTGTAGAGAAAGTGatcaaagaatgggaagagacATCTTCAAGCGTTGAAAACAATGTGAAAGCCATTCAGAAGTTTGGTACATCTGTTGATGGAATGACAAAAGAAAAGAATTCTCACCAGAGATTGAATGGTCTTGCACAAGATGGGTTGGCTCTACTTAGGTCATTGCAATTCAAACTTGATCTTCTCGCACAGCAGTTGCTTACGGAAGAGCAAGTACAGTCCGCTCATTCGACATTAACATCTTGGAAGGATCAGTACCAAAG TTTACATCTGGGACTGAGGAATGCTAATCTGCAAGCACAGACCAATATGAGAAAAGCTGCTCAGACAAAG AGGGAACTTCTTTTAGGAGGTGGAGAGGAGTGTACAATTCGCCGGCGCAATTTACA AACCAAGGCTGGAATAACAAATGCTTCAGAAAGCATCACTGAAAGCCTTAGGCGCACTCGTCAACTGATGGTTCAG GAAGTTGAAAGAAGTGAAAATATACTGGCAACTTTTG ATGAATCAACAGGAGTATTGAAGAAGGCAGAAAGTGAATACAAGGGTCACCGCTCGCTACTAATGCGGACCAAAAACCTGCTATCCACCATGCGGCGTCAGGATGTTGTTGAAAG GTTAATACTGTTTGGTGGCTGCTTCATGTTCTCTTGTGCTGTTTTCTATGTCGTATCGAAACGCATTGGAGTTTTCCTTTTGCTAAGAAAGGTTACAGAAGCTATGAAAGCAGGGACGATCGTACCAGGAGATTTGGGGGCTGGGGTAGCTGAAAATGGGTTTAATGGAGTGCGTATCGATGACAATGGTATTCCTAATGTGGAGGTTCCTCCATTAGAAATGATGCGCGACGAATTATAA